One window of Toxotes jaculatrix isolate fToxJac2 chromosome 19, fToxJac2.pri, whole genome shotgun sequence genomic DNA carries:
- the LOC121199940 gene encoding uncharacterized protein LOC121199940, whose product MDQSWPVRVVVGENDIRKVSFQERPNSLEELISELKKRLNLQYDFMLHYEDPEFNNAFCNVSDLTELPTRPTLKIVSLENVTVTLSSVSPLSSACDWSTASSSDTEILPHNTETSRDPWPSTFEVPYFSVDIEYRLRQGNLIYMRDGTRMSVSRDMKHDILQKLAEEMYKYSAYPQDEHFCIVAEALISKHPCLKEPGSTRACNGWKNSLKFKMGNLRAKLRQCGMVDVSVNGNKKTRQNPGGEPPAKNLKRPRRSETNFLPNFPLGEDGLTLESSRQNLENEMKKRSPNLLYVNRLMSQTFSLRRKEIVEEQPSVKQMLERWPALFRKQQVFAEFTRVASRDLEQDFFESLDRHTPRFLEIFKAKKGIIGNTLSEILVQVENRTNDVIAKRTAVLRCLSVFLGDDGREFYQVCFDSDSMADFSHVPVGILTVIPEVSEQPRPSALHLEPSSIGIILEGTVVMDDIESHDQATHAGLTALKQGAAGPCR is encoded by the exons ATGGACCAATCCTGGCCAGTGAGAGTAGTGGTTGGTGAAAACGACATTCGCAAGGTCAGTTTCCAAGAAAGGCCCAATAGTTTGGAAGAACTCATAAGTGAGCTGAAAAAACGGCTCAATCTGCAATATGACTTCATGCTTCACTATGAAGACCCGGAGTTCAACAATGCTTTTTGCAACGTCTCAGATTTAACCGAATTACCCACAAGACCAACACTGAAGATCGTCTCACTTGAAAATGTAACCGTGACATTGTCTTCAGTCAGCCCTTTATCTTCAGCCTGTGACTGGTCTACAGCAAGTTCATCTGACACCGAAATTCTGCCACACAACACGGAAACCTCACGTGACCCATGGCCATCCACATTTGAGGTGCCATATTTCTCTGTGGATATTGAATATAGACTGAGACAGGGAAACCTCATTTACATGAGAGATGGAACACGCATGTCAGTGTCACGAGACATGAAGCATGACATTTTGCAGAAGCTAGCAGAGGAGATGTATAAATACTCAGCTTATCCCCAAGATGAACACTTCTGTATTGTTGCTGAGGCACTGATCAGTAAGCACCCTTGCCTTAAAGAACCAGGATCCACCAGGGCTTGCAATGGATGGAAGAACAGCTTAAAATTCAAAATGGGTAATCTCCGTGCCAAACTCCGCCAATGTGGAATGGTAGATGTGTCTGTCAACGGTAACAAAAAAACCCGACAGAACCCAGGTGGAGAGCCACCAGCAAAAAATCTAAAGAGACCCAGGAGAAGTGAGACAAACTTTCTGCCTAATTTTCCACTGGGTGAGGATGGACTGACACTTGAAAGCTCTCGACAGAAcctggaaaatgaaatgaagaaaaggtCGCCAAATCTACTCTATGTGAATCGCCTGATGAGCCAGACCTTCTCATTGAGACGTAAAGAAATTGTGGAAGAGCAGCCATCTGTAAAGCAGATGTTGGAACGCTGGCCAGCTCTTTTTAGGAAACAACAG GTTTTTGCAGAGTTCACCAGAGTGGCAAGTAGGGATCTAGAGCAAGACTTCTTTGAGTCCTTGGACCGCCACACCCCACGTTTCCTGGAGATCTTCAAGGCTAAGAAGGGAATCATTGGCAATACACTCTCAGAGATCCTTGTCCAGGTTGAAAACAGG ACAAATGATGTGATTGCCAAGAGGACTGCTGTCCTGCGCTGTCTGTCGGTTTTCCTCGGGGATGATGGAAGAGAATTCTACCAAGTTTGTTTT GATTCAGATTCCATGGCAGATTTCAGCCATGTTCCTGTGGGAATATTGACTGTCATTCCTGAAGTCAGTGAGCAGCCACGCCCAAGTGCTCTACACCTTGAACCATCCAGCATTGGCATTATTCTGGAAGGTACAGTTGTCATGGATGACATTGAAAGCCACGATCAAGCT ACACATGCAGGTCTCACCGCTTTAAAACAAGGAGCCGCGGGCCCCTGCAGATAA